One Xenopus tropicalis strain Nigerian chromosome 8, UCB_Xtro_10.0, whole genome shotgun sequence genomic window carries:
- the LOC116406812 gene encoding olfactory receptor 8U1-like, giving the protein MPAENQSSSSGFILQGFSDYPDIQIPLFCLFLLIYLLTLQGNVLILIVIYQTSLLHIPMYFFLCNLAFIDLCASSVSQPKLLLILLRRDNTISFGGCMTQLHCFIALACTEFVSLTVMAYDRYVAICNPLRYLIVMNRRVCVMLVIACWVFSFAEPVSHTVLISHLPFCRSQTIDHFFCDPSILLTLSCANTFPIEMLKYVLGSLVALPAFALTVASYTYIISTIIKIHSATGRKKAFSTCTSHLAVVSLFYGTTMITYMRPTSQYSSTTSKPFSFLYTALIPLINPFIFTLRNKDIKQHISDQIEVIRSHLPSVGAPAK; this is encoded by the coding sequence ATGCCAGCTGAGAACCAAAGCAGCAGCAGTGGATTCATTCTCCAGGGTTTCTCAGATTACCCAGACATACAGATCCCATTGTTCTGCCTGTTTCTCCTGATCTATCTTCTTACTTTACAGGGAAATGTACTTATCCTAATAGTGATTTACCAAACCTCCTTATTGCACATTCCTATGTACTTCTTCCTATGCAATCTTGCATTTATAGATCTCTGTGCCTCTTCTGTTTCTCAGCCTAAACTTCTTCTTATCCTTCTAAGAAGAGACAATACAATTTCTTTTGGTGGCTGTATGACCCAGTTACACTGCTTTATAGCTCTGGCATGCACTGAATTTGTCTCACTGACTGTCATGGCATATGACCGCTATGTTGCTATTTGTAATCCTTTGAGATACTTGATTGTGATGAACAGAAGGGTCTGTGTTATGTTGGTCATCGCTTGCTGGGTGTTTAGTTTTGCAGAACCAGTGTCACACACTGTGCTCATATCCCATTTACCTTTCTGTAGATCACAGACAATAGACCATTTCTTTTGTGATCCTTCCATATTATTAACCCTGTCTTGTGCAAACACTTTTCCTATTGAGATGTTGAAATATGTTTTGGGCTCATTGGTGGCACTCCCTGCCTTTGCACTTACAGTAGCCTCTTATACCTACATCATTTCCACTATTATAAAGATCCATTCTGCTACAGGAAGGAAGAAAGCTTTCTCTACTTGTACCTCCCACCTCGCTGTGGTCAGTCTCTTCTACGGCACCACAATGATTACTTATATGAGGCCTACATCTCAGTATTCATCCACTACATCAAAACCATTTTCCTTTCTCTACACTGCCCTGATACCATTAATCAACccttttattttcactttacGAAACAAAGATATAAAACAACACATTTCCGACCAAATAGAAGTCATACGGAGTCATTTACCATCGGTAGGTGCCCCTGCAAAATGA